From the genome of Erythrobacter litoralis, one region includes:
- a CDS encoding SDR family NAD(P)-dependent oxidoreductase: protein MSVILVTGSSRGIGAATRQSLAARGVTVIGHSTRGRAGDEGGIEIAADFTDPAAPQMLWEQALEAGGGRIDALVNNAGLFEASRLERSDIEWLDAWEDTLRINLTAAAQLSRLAVLHWLDGDAGEDGVRGRLVHVASRAAYRGDSPTHWHYAAAKGGMVAMHKTIARAYANMGVLSYAITPGFTDTSMAGDYLESRGGPGLLADIPLGRVAEPEEIASIAAFCALDAPASMTGAVIDANGASFVR, encoded by the coding sequence ATGAGTGTCATTCTTGTTACGGGTTCGAGCCGGGGTATAGGCGCGGCGACGCGGCAATCGCTGGCGGCGCGCGGGGTCACGGTGATCGGCCATTCGACGCGCGGCAGAGCCGGCGATGAAGGCGGCATCGAGATCGCCGCCGACTTCACCGATCCTGCCGCGCCGCAAATGCTCTGGGAGCAAGCGCTCGAAGCGGGCGGCGGGCGGATCGATGCGCTGGTCAACAATGCCGGACTGTTCGAGGCTTCGCGGCTGGAGCGTTCCGATATCGAATGGCTCGATGCGTGGGAGGACACGCTGCGCATCAACCTGACCGCGGCGGCGCAGCTGTCGCGGCTCGCCGTGCTCCACTGGCTCGATGGCGATGCGGGGGAGGACGGGGTGCGCGGGCGGCTGGTCCATGTCGCCAGCCGGGCCGCCTATCGCGGCGATTCCCCTACGCACTGGCACTATGCCGCGGCCAAGGGCGGGATGGTCGCGATGCACAAGACGATCGCGCGCGCCTATGCGAACATGGGCGTGCTTAGCTACGCGATCACGCCCGGCTTCACCGATACGAGCATGGCAGGCGACTATCTCGAAAGCCGGGGCGGTCCGGGCCTGCTTGCCGACATCCCGCTCGGCCGCGTGGCCGAGCCGGAGGAGATCGCGTCCATCGCCGCCTTCTGCGCACTCGACGCGCCTGCCAGCATGACGGGCGCGGTGATCGATGCGAACGGGGCGAGCTTTGTCCGCTGA
- the sdhC gene encoding succinate dehydrogenase, cytochrome b556 subunit: MLVSILHRVTGSAMALVGLPLLAWFLGALASGPEAYATFAGIMGTLPGYVVLFGLSWAFFNHMMSGLRHFVLDIGAGYDLDVNRFWSVASPIIAAALTIALWSWLLLAKGI; the protein is encoded by the coding sequence ATGCTGGTTTCGATCCTGCACCGGGTGACGGGATCGGCCATGGCGCTGGTCGGCCTGCCGCTGCTGGCCTGGTTCCTGGGTGCGCTAGCAAGCGGGCCGGAAGCCTATGCGACCTTTGCCGGGATCATGGGCACGCTGCCGGGCTATGTCGTGCTGTTCGGCCTTTCCTGGGCTTTCTTCAACCACATGATGAGCGGCCTCAGGCATTTCGTGCTCGATATCGGGGCGGGCTACGATCTTGACGTGAACCGTTTCTGGTCAGTCGCCTCGCCCATCATCGCCGCGGCGCTGACGATCGCGCTGTGGTCCTGGCTGCTGCTGGCGAAGGGGATCTGA
- the sdhD gene encoding succinate dehydrogenase, hydrophobic membrane anchor protein: MGNGTSIGRVRGLGPSHEGAHHWLLQRTTAAGNLIVMTWLLASFLMLPDFGYASVSTWLAQPIAAVPMALLAISLFWHARLGLQVVIEDYIHEPGSKFALITALNLAAIGGAAFAIFSVATLAFGAQG, translated from the coding sequence ATGGGTAACGGTACCTCGATCGGCCGCGTTCGCGGCCTCGGCCCCAGCCACGAAGGCGCGCATCACTGGCTGCTGCAGCGGACCACGGCGGCGGGCAATCTCATCGTCATGACCTGGCTGCTGGCAAGTTTCCTGATGCTGCCAGATTTCGGCTATGCCAGCGTATCGACCTGGCTCGCCCAACCGATCGCGGCGGTGCCGATGGCGCTGCTCGCGATCAGCCTGTTCTGGCACGCCCGGCTCGGCCTGCAGGTCGTGATCGAGGACTATATCCACGAACCCGGGTCCAAATTCGCGCTCATCACGGCGCTCAATCTCGCGGCAATCGGCGGCGCGGCATTCGCCATCTTCAGCGTCGCAACCCTCGCATTCGGAGCACAAGGTTAA